The following are from one region of the Fusarium keratoplasticum isolate Fu6.1 chromosome 4, whole genome shotgun sequence genome:
- a CDS encoding Abhydrolase-3 domain-containing protein — protein MTSNGTSALRLPPWDPEITAVEDNQHRPIPASLDELLELRREEPPRDDAIYNDPGIDIEEITVPGGDGLIHAIVLTSKSRSTSSKLRPGILFIHGGGRVMGNVYVGLAAVSDFVKELDAVVVSPEYRLAPDFHGSAAVQDSYASLVWMSENLSNLNIDPARFIIAGVSAGAGIAAGTLLYSRDNNGPKVCAQLLVCPMLDDRFISLSSRQFENGRGFYTAWGRYAWKLVLGDDAENGTVSQYVAPGRAEDLSDLPQAYIDAGSGEPFRDEDIAYATKLWECGVQADLHIWGGGCHGFDLFYPTEIGAEAIKTRNAWLRRVLREKK, from the coding sequence ATGACGTCCAATGGCACGTCAGCCCTCCGATTGCCCCCTTGGGATCCCGAGATCACCGCCGTTGAGGATAATCAGCATCGGCCGATACCCGCAAGCTTGGATGAACTACTCGAGCTTCGCAGGGAAGAACCACCTCGAGACGATGCCATCTACAACGATCCAGGGATTGACATTGAAGAAATAACTGTGCCTGGCGGAGATGGCCTAATTCATGCTATTGTCTTGACAAGCAAGTCTCGGTCAACATCGTCGAAGCTTCGGCCCGGCATCCTGTTCATCCACGGCGGAGGAAGGGTCATGGGAAATGTCTACGTTGGTCTCGCTGCCGTGAGCGACTTTGTCAAAGAACTTGACGCTGTGGTGGTCAGCCCCGAGTACCGTCTGGCTCCAGACTTTCACGGCAGCGCTGCGGTTCAAGACAGCTACGCGTCTCTAGTCTGGATGTCTGAGAACTTGAGCAATCTGAATATCGACCCGGCTCGTTTCATCATTGCTGGTGTCTCGGCTGGAGCAGGCATCGCTGCAGGGACTTTACTGTACTCCCGGGATAACAATGGCCCCAAAGTCTGCGCACAGCTACTTGTATGCCCAATGCTTGACGACAGATTCATCAGCCTGTCAAGTCGTCAGTTTGAAAACGGCCGAGGCTTCTACACAGCTTGGGGCCGGTATGCCTGGAAACTGGTgctcggtgatgatgccgagaaTGGAACTGTCAGTCAGTACGTGGCACCCGGACGTGCTGAAGACTTGTCAGACCTGCCGCAAGCCTATATCGATGCAGGTTCTGGTGAGCCCTTCCGAGATGAGGACATTGCCTATGCTACCAAGCTCTGGGAATGCGGTGTTCAGGCAGACTTGCATATTTGGGGAGGGGGGTGCCATGGGTTTGACTTGTTTTATCCTACCGAGATAGGGGCCGAAGCTATTAAGACGAGAAATGCTTGGCTACGGAGAGtgttgagagagaagaagtaA
- a CDS encoding Peptidase-M43 domain-containing protein, with protein MFLYSLFLAASLMRPVSASWCVAEDPSSDVLSTIRALRDAERDNSFTLVRRQDSPIDIPVYMHAVVNTTNEDTVLGDDILETQLAVISDRFAPHEISFTLKGIDRLVDDDLSRGYTSLAWSGHLVSSRKGDYATLNLWYVTNMDPSIGGGCSIPNANTPPGSILARLDGCTLQGYSVPGGRFNGTTYLGEISVHEIGHWLGLLHTFDGESCTGNGDYIDDTPAEKSYEFMACPIRKDTCPDQPGLDPIDNFMDYSGDGCWNKFTPGQKVRMYNSWFTLRLGK; from the exons ATGTTTCTATACTCGTTATTCCTTGCTGCAAGCCTGATGAGGCCAGTATCTGCATCTTGGTGTGTAGCTGAAGATCCTTCTTCTGATGTCTTGTCTACGATACGCGCATTAAGAGATGCCGAAAGAGATAACTCTTTTACTCTTGTCCGTCGGCAAGACTCTCCCATCGACATTCCCGTATACATGCACGCAGTTGTCAACACCACGAATGAAGACACAGTTCTGGGCGACGACATACTCGAGACACAACTCGCTGTAATATCGGATCGTTTCGCTCCCCATGAAATCTCTTTCACCCTAAAAGGTATCGATCGATTGGTGGACGATGATCTATCAAGAGGCTACACCAGCCTGGCCTGGAGCGGCCATCTAGTCTCGTCAAGGAAAGGCGACTACGCGACTCTCAACCTCTGGTACGTTACTAACATGGATCCTTCCATCGGAGGCGGATGTTCCATTCCCAATGCAAACACTCCGCCTGGTTCCATCCTCGCACGACTAGATGGCTGCACCCTTCAAGGTTACTCTGTGCCCGGGGGCAGGTTTAACGGGACAACATACCTTGGCGAAATCTCTGTCCATGAGATTGGCCATTGGCTCGGACTACTACACACCTTTGACGGCGAGTCATGCACTGGAAATGGTGATTACATCGACGATACACCGGCTGAAAAGTCTTATGAATTCATGGCCTGTCCAATTAGAAAAGACACTTGCCCTGATCAACCAGGATTGGACCCAATTGACAACTTTA TGGATTATTCGGGCGACGGATG TTGGAACAAGTTTACTCCAGGCCAGAAGGTTAGGATGTACAACAGTTGGTTCACTCTCAGACTGGGCAAGTAA
- a CDS encoding Mac domain-containing protein, translated as MAATEKCPIELEKSSKLANVPHCEQYERMISGMLSVNPSSTPLLKEQSYSHQNSYDSFVPELVKGRLDGRKFMHEYNNWFPTSDDEYTHEAVAKKRAEMLRGRLGHVADDEVFIEPPFRVDYGPNVSVGKRFYANFGLTILDSAIVTIGDRVMVGPNVMISTATHEIEVASRRDNIEYAKAINIGNDCWIGGGVIILPGVTIGDGCTIGAGSVVTRDVPAWSVALGSPARVVKKVPELPMPEE; from the coding sequence ATGGCTGCCACCGAAAAGTGTCCGATAGAGCTTGAGAAGTCCTCCAAGTTGGCCAATGTGCCACACTGCGAGCAATACGAGAGGATGATCTCGGGCATGCTGTCAGTCAACCCCTCCTCGACCCCTCTTCTCAAGGAGCAGTCATACTCACATCAAAACAGCTACGACTCCTTCGTCcccgagctcgtcaagggACGTCTCGACGGCCGCAAGTTCATGCACGAATACAACAATTGGTTCCCCACGAGCGACGACGAATACACGCATGAAGccgtggccaagaagcgagcCGAGATGCTGCGCGGGCGACTCGGCCATGTCGCCGACGACGAAGTCTTTATCGAGCCCCCCTTCCGTGTCGACTACGGCCCAAACGTCTCGGTAGGCAAGAGATTCTATGCCAACTTCGGCCTCACGATCCTAGATTCTGCCATCGTGACGATTGGTGATCGCGTGATGGTTGGCCCTAACGTCATGATTTCGACTGCGACGCACGAGATCGAAGTTGCGAGCCGAAGGGATAACATCGAGTACGCCAAGGCCATAAACATCGGCAACGACTGTTGGATTGGAGGCGGCGTTATAATTCTTCCTGGTGTTACTATCGGCGACGGATGTACGATAGGCGCGGGATCCGTTGTTACGAGAGATGTTCCAGCTTGGAGTGTGGCTCTTGGAAGTCCTGCGAGGGTGGTTAAGAAGGTTCCGGAGTTGCCCATGCCTGAGGAGTGA
- a CDS encoding Zn(2)-C6 fungal-type domain-containing protein, with protein sequence MATDLTSTVKRPTARRKDPACGTCRKKCRKCDRKRPICDRCRTKGLHCEGYPPRFQFCEMMTVPLARRGSSSTRRDSVALSSTPSFPISGESPSGSSSAAVQEAVTTASVTDSASPQASLSPDHGLPDSTILSLPSPASVSHSPFTPVHIDSTSPLIGTPDLSQDIISNRPLIDYFDQILSEYLTIHIQGTDNPFRIHVLPLAYQHQGVLHALLGLTTCHMHISGKNSSQHFVAISLQYRVSALHSLGALLLQEEVSTLSVAEEEYVLCMALLLVLHDVCETGVSSHGAHLTGVSFLCKRLACPTDFSTRSKASMFFISALAWLDMLRGFSGAEKLSYSEDVRRCVRDHGSLSLHTLVGCPPVIFHRIGQVLEAGKAFRAGDLPIDQFQALLDEAEKFFRGWDPDQAVYPTGHQEWKHLAEAYRHSCLLRVLRFPDPFAMSCEDSRIKASVAAIFDVCAAMPRDTVFYKRLLFPLFLAGADTSSPHQMHYASWCVGEIKHATGFQHPAMTEMLTKVWEERRTNPHGWSNVPWMEFTCSELLRDQHAYLFF encoded by the exons ATGGCAACTGACCTCACTTCGACGGTCAAGCGCCCAACGGCTCGGCGCAAGG ACCCTGCCTGTGGCACATGCCGCAAAAAGTGTCGCAAATGCGACCGCAAGCGCCCCATCTGCGATAGATGTCGCACCAAGGGCCTGCACTGCGAGGGATACCCTCCGCGCTTCCAGTTCTGCGAGATGATGACTGTCCCCTTGGCCCGCCGGGGCTCATCGAGCACCAGACGAGATAGCGTCGCTCTATCCTCCACTCCCTCGTTCCCCATCTCGGGCGAGTCCCCCTCtggctcgtcgtcggcggccGTGCAAGAGGCCGTCACCACGGCGTCGGTGACGGACTCGGCTTCTCCGCAGGCGTCTCTCTCTCCAGACCATGGACTTCCCGACTCTACCATCCTCAGCCTGCCGTCTCCGGCGTCTGTGTCACATTCTCCGTTTACGCCGGTTCACATCGACTCCACTTCGCCCCTCATCGGGACCCCCGACCTCAGCCAGGACATCATCTCGAACCGTCCTCTCATTGACTACT TCGACCAGATACTCAGTGAGTATCTCACCATCCACATCCAGGGCACCGACAATCCTTTTAGGATACATGTCCTGCCTCTGGCGTACCAGCACCAGGGCGTCCTTCACGCCCTGTTGGGTCTGACAACGTGCCACATGCACATCTCGGGCAAGAACAGCAGCCAGCACTTTGTTGCCATCTCGCTGCAGTACAGAGTATCGGCGCTGCACTCGCTCGGGGCATTGCTTCTCCAGGAAGAAGTATCAACCCTCAGcgtcgccgaggaggagtaTGTGCTATGCATGGCCCTACTGCTGGTCCTGCATGAC GTCTGCGAGACTGGCGTCTCTTCCCATGGAGCTCACTTAACCGGCGTGTCTTTCCTGTGCAAGAGATTGGCCTGTCCAACCGACTTCTCCACACGATCCAAAGCTAGCATGTTCTTCATATCAGCCTTGGCATG GCTCGACATGCTGCGGGGCTTCAGCGGtgccgagaagctctccTACTCAGAGGACGTACGTCGCTGCGTGCGCGATCACGGAAGTCTCAGCCTCCACACCCTCGTCGGCTGCCCCCCGGTCATCTTCCACCGGATCGGCCAGGTACTAGAGGCGGGCAAGGCGTTCCGCGCGGGGGACCTGCCGATAGATCAGTTCCAGGCGCTGCTGGACGAGGCCGAAAAGTTCTTTCGCGGTTGGGACCCTGATCAGGCAGTCTACCCCACGGGACACCAGGAATGGAAGCATCTCGCAGAGGCGTACAGACACTCCTGTCTGCTTCGAGTGCTGCGATTTCCGGATCCGTTTGCCATGTCGTGTGAGGACAGTCGGATCAAGGCATCTGTGGCGGCTATCTTTGACGTCTGCGCAGCCATGCCTCGAGATACCGTCTTTTACAAACGGCTACTGTTCCCTCTGTTTCTAGCTGGAGCTGATACGTCTTCTCCGCATCAGATGCACTACGCCAGCTGGTGCGTAGGCGAGATCAAGCACGCGACAGGCTTCCAGCATCCAGCCATGACCGAGATGCTCACCAAGGTCTGGGAAGAGAGGAGGACAAACCCCCACGGCTGGTCCAACGTTCCATGGATGGAATTC ACATGCTCAGAGCTTCTACGCGACCAACACGCTTATCTCTTCTTCTAA
- a CDS encoding Zn(2)-C6 fungal-type domain-containing protein codes for MSTQNRIPPRITRSRGGCERCRRRRQKCDQKKPSCERCVLAGAGGSCRYELKLSWGGRSFRKSPFGKYLDNVERDNAVDGHGFVYCVSQSRPAQQPHSLEPRASSPPSVIPYNETIQPESLPNLETAQTIEDDIEFVIPHDNLLEIDPEPETVENNLTLALPPPSQISVLPPMAHYLFQFYLAETMRLTVPSSYARTQICHFLVPMSMQQPSLLYAIMAFAAVHLEASGRLPRNPGRLIDTLQSTSIRHLRQLLTDDDPIAQAAALATARTLCQAQIYGGTASWRVHLNGARAILESSHFRTRLIGSCSCSSINADFLSSWFNNAEALAALSPSGLLHGQLQVGCHSSRDLRFDMFGGVMSDLPDLFREVGALVKESRRQQHNRVSESTILSETDIAQEADALTREIYYRLERDSVENLAIQPDMLMGLSVNDIHDYALSNAGFLYTALLHIHCGVRALSPYAEEAQFCVDQIIQCAQDMTCSSGLSPRVLLVAPLFTAGICATGPAQDRIRYALTDIGRWMRTPHLAKTQELLEDIWLQPPAEPQSSRVWSWFDKINFDFLPY; via the exons ATGAGCACACAAAATCGAATCCCTCCAAGAATCACCCGGTCGCGCGGCGGCTGCGAGCGCTGTCGAAGGCGACGCCAGAAATGCGACCAGAAGAAGCCGTCCTGTGAGAGATGCGTCctggctggggctggaggCTCGTGTCGCTATGAGCTCAAGTTGAGCTGGGGTGGAAGGTCTTTTCGGAAATCGCCTTTTGGGAAGTACCTTGACAATGTGGAGAGAGATAATGCTGTTGATGGTCATGGCTTTGTCTACTGCGTGTCTCAATCTCGCCCTGCTCAACAACCCCATTCTTTGGAACCTcgggcatcatcaccaccatcagtCATCCCCTACAACGAGACAATTCAGCCCGAGTCCCTACCAAATCTGGAAACGGCTCAGACTATAGAAGACGACATCGAATTTGTCATCCCCCACGACAACCTTCTAGAAATCGACCCTGAGCCTGAGACGGTAGAGAATAACCTCACCCTTGCGCTCCCACCCCCAAGCCAAATATCCGTCCTGCCCCCGATGGCCCACTACTTATTCCAGTTCTACCTCGCTGAGACCATGCGCCTTACCGTCCCCAGCAGCTACGCCAGGACCCAGATCTGCCATTTCCTCGTCCCCATGTCGATGCAGCAACCCAGCCTGCTATACGCCATCATGGCGTTTGCCGCAGTTCATCTAGAGGCTTCAGGGAGGCTTCCCAGAAACCCAGGACGACTGATTGATACACTGCAATCGACGAGTATTCGGCATCTGCGACAGCTGTTGACCGATGATGACCCTATAGCGCAGGCCGCTGCGCTTGCTACAGCGAGGACGCTTTGCCAGGCGCAGATCTACGGTGGGACAGCGTCTTGGCGTGTTCATCTGAATGGTGCAAGGGCTATTCTTGAATCATCTCACTTCAGGACCCGGCTCATTGGTAGCTGTTCGTGCTCATCCATCAACGCAGACTTTCTCTCGAGTTGGTTCAACAACGCAGAAGCACTTGCTGCGCTGAGCCCATCTGGTCTTCTCCACGGTCAGCTCCAAGTTGGCTGTCATTCAAGCAGAGATCTTCGTTTCGACATGTTTGGGGGCGTCATGTCGGATCTTCCCGATCTGTTCAGGGAGGTCGGTGCCCTGGTCAAAGAGAGTCGCCGGCAGCAGCACAATCGCGTATCCGAGAGCACCATCTTGTCAGAAACCGACATCGCTCAGGAAGCCGACGCCTTGACGCGAGAGATTTACTACAGGCTAGAACGTGATTCGGTAGAGAACCTGGCGATTCAACCTGATATGCTCATGGGGCTGTCGGTAAATGATATTCATGACTACGCCTTGAGTAACGCCGGATTTCTCTACACCGCACTCCTGCATATTCACTGTGGAGTACGGGCACTGTCACCATACGCCGAAGAGGCCCAATTTTGCGTCGACCAGATAATACAATGCGCCCAAGATATGACTTGCTCTTCTGGTCTATCGCCTAGAGTCTTGCTCGTCGCTCCCCTCTTCACGGCCGGGATCTGCGCTACGGGCCCTGCACAGGATAGAATCCGGTATGCATTGACAGACATAGGGCGGTGGATGAGGACTCCGCACTTGGCAAAAACTCAAGAGTTATTAGAGGACATCTGGCTGCAACCACCTGCAGAACCCCAGAGTTCCCGAGTTTGGTCATGGTTTG ACAAGATCAACTTTGACTTCCTACCTTACTAG
- a CDS encoding NACHT domain-containing protein, which translates to MDPLTSLSLTCAIVQLVDFSTKLIKGTAEIYGSATGATLEDSILKVHTRRLKDLTSDLKHGTSSPSGPLEKNLQELVGECRKLSDQLLTYLEKTAAKDGSLVASATAAWNSLRYKAAKKDLQSQLDSCQDQLTLYLNALMRSEIKERLESLAQSQQLNAQRFASLERLMGKLREGVHVTSLDGDIKSQLGELLGLSGRTYDSMRKRRILQSLSFETMHWRIDEVHSAHIGTFDWILCDGSFVEWLSHGRGVFHIAGKPGSGKSTLMRFLCYDPRTEERLEQWAAGSHVVRANYFFWRHGESDLQRNLEGLFRGLLHDSLSQCPDLIPNVLPELWEASKSWAMPWLSDSGLKLQKNQIRHAFYKMINKRDLYRDRRFCFFIDGLDEYKETTREDYGDLVKLLFEWVDLAPHDVKMCVSSRELTIFETARFNLDPKLKLRLHQLTKKDIETLVRDRLSELFPSIEEGEKSLDLSSLTQAVIARADGVFLWVTLVLKSLREGWADGDTLPLLLEKVNSTPPELDDLFRELLMSVAGANKQRAYLMMAIALRLKDVSWNMSTLFCFFVTEFYTPGFANEKEDLLLDQSDNDERIATARRRIMAYSKGLLEVTEHPVRVFVEPPVNVVFETTGEVLSEHTGKVTFAHRSVCDFLKQGNIRNLIQEKVDSSDIHKAICLSYLAELRALKPFHCHPSPLLSICKADWRDGMTPYLLDRIDEEISQMQGNSRPEASSLATLDDFWPIIDLQENREQESSEILTCEAGREGFLEYVKWKMNRHPSPIDSDEEAVRLFVTCMLSWLDSGDQGTLSILEFMLDSRLPPNAPGEGWTIWLVVLMALIDYNLNLSARSPVRCSQLIDIFLLRGAETRISFNCEKEEDMRLRRRRGRHFRRGSRGGYRVVLCVGKERICYKVWQPL; encoded by the exons ATGGATCCCCTCACGAGCCTCAGTCTTACCTGTGCCATCGTCCAACTTGTCGACTTTAgcaccaagctcatcaaAGGCACCGCTGAGATCTATGGTTCTGCCACTGGCGCCACCCTCGAAGATTCAATCCTCAAAGTCCATACTCGGCGTCTCAAAGACCTCACATCCGATCTGAAACATGGAACGTCTTCACCGTCGGGTCCACTCGAGAAAAATCTCCAAGAGCTTGTGGGAGAGTGTCGAAAGTTATCAGACCAGCTCTTGACATATTTGGAGAAGACGGCAGCGAAAGACGGGTCGCTTGTTGCAAGTGCAACGGCTGCGTGGAATAGCCTCCGATacaaggcagccaagaaggacttgCAGAGCCAGCTCGACAGTTGCCAGGACCAGCTGACGTTGTACTTGAATGCCCTGATGCG GTCGGAGATAAAGGAAAGGCTGGAAAGCCTTGCCCAATCCCAACAGTTGAATGCTCAACGGTTTGCATCCCTCGAGAGACTGATGGGGAAGCTTCGTGAAGGAGTTCATGTCACTTCATTGGATGGTGACATCAAAAGCCAGCTGGGTGAGCTCTTGGGGTTGTCTGGGAGAACCTACGACTCCATGCGAAAGCGCCGCATCTTACAAAGTCTCTCCTTCGAGACAATGCATTGGCGGATAGACGAGGTCCACTCAGCACATATTGGCACGTTTGATTGGATCTTATGTGATGGCTCATTCGTGGAGTGGCTGTCACATGGCCGCGGCGTTTTTCACATCGCAGGCAAGCCGGGATCTGGCAAATCAACCCTGATGAGGTTCCTTTGCTATGATCCTCGCACGGAAGAGCGCCTTGAACAATGGGCGGCCGGTAGCCATGTCGTGCGTGCGAACTATTTCTTCTGGAGACACGGCGAAAGCGATCTGCAGAGGAATCTTGAAGGCTTATTTCGAGGCTTGCTCCACGACTCGCTCTCTCAATGCCCCGATCTGATTCCAAACGTCCTTCCAGAGCTTTGGGAAGCGTCCAAATCTTGGGCGATGCCATGGCTGTCTGACAGTGGCCTGAAGCTGCAGAAAAACCAGATTCGTCATGCATTCTACAAAATGATCAACAAAAGAGACCTGTACCGCGATCGccgcttctgcttcttcattGACGGTCTTGATGAGTACAAAGAAACTACGCGAGAGGACTACGGAGACCTAGTCAAGCTTCTTTTTGAATGGGTCGACCTCGCTCCACACGACGTCAAGATGTGCGTATCCAGCCGGGAACTCACTATATTTGAGACTGCACGCTTCAATCTCGATCCCAAGTTGAAGCTGAGACTTCATCAGTTGACAAAAAAAGACATCGAGACTCTTGTTAGAGATCGACTTTCGGAACTCTTCCCTTCGATcgaggagggggagaagTCGCTGGATCTATCATCCTTAACGCAGGCAGTTATCGCGCGAGCTGACGGTGTCTTCCTCTGGGTGACGTTGGTCCTGAAATCACTTCGAGAAGGATGGGCAGATGGTGACACACTCCCCTTGCTACTGGAAAAGGTCAACTCAACGCCACCTGAGCTGGACGACCTTTTCAGGGAGCTGCTCATGTCAGTGGCAGGGGCGAACAAACAGCGGGCTTACTTGATGATGGCTATTGCATTGAGGCTCAAAGACGTCAGCTGGAACATGTCAACATTGTTCTGCTTTTTTGTGACGGAATTTTACACTCCTGGATTCGCCAATGAAAAGGAGGACCTCCTATTGGACCAATCTGACAATGATGAGCGCATTGCGACGGCGCGACGCAGGATCATGGCTTATTCGAAAGGTCTTCTCGAAGTGACTGAGCACCCAGTGAGAGTTTTTGTTGAGCCCCCAGTGAATGTTGTGTTTGAAACCACAGGAGAAGTTTTGTCTGAACACACAGGGAAAGTTACCTTTGCTCACCGATCTGTTTGCGACTTTCTCAAGCAAGGGAATATTCGAAACCTCATCCAGGAAAAGGTTGACAGTTCGGACATTCACAAGGCGATATGTCTATCATATCTGGCCGAGTTGCGCGCGCTAAAACCTTTTCACTGTCACCCAAGCCCACTTCTCTCCATCTGCAAAGCCGACTGGAGAGACGGCATGACGCCATATCTTCTCGACCGTATTGACGAAGAGATTTCCCAGATGCAGGGGAATAGTCGTCCCGAAGCAAGCTCATTGGCGACACTGGATGACTTTTGGCCCATCATTGATCTGCAAGAAAACCGAGAGCAGGAGAGTTCTGAGATTTTGACTTGCGAAGCAGGGAGAGAAGGCTTTCTTGAGTATGTCAAATGGAAGATGAaccgccatccatctcccatTGACAGCGATGAGGAAGCAGTCAGGCTTTTTGTTACCTGCATGCTGAGCTGGCTGGATTCAGGAGACCAGGGAACCCTGAGCATCCTGGAATTCATGCTGGACTCTCGACTCCCGCCAAATGCGCCGGGCGAAGGATGGACAATCTGGCTAGTGGTTCTCATGGCTCTCATTGATTACAACTTGAACCTCTCAGCCAGGTCCCCTGTGCGGTGCAGCCAGTTGATCGATATATTCCTCCTCAGAGGTGCCGAGACCAGGATCTCCTTTAACTgcgaaaaagaagaagatatGCGCTTAAGGAGAAGACGAGGCAGACACTTCAGACGAGGAAGTCGGGGCGGTTACAGGGTGGTTCTATGTGTGGGCAAGGAGCGAATTTGCTACAAGGTTTGGCAACCCTTGTAG
- a CDS encoding Aa-trans domain-containing protein, producing the protein MSAPNESISASPAEKGAKLNHKHSDVEKAAHDSGHETGTDFDIKPAASEEVGGVFGGEGGKNFRVMGRKSTLFALLTNQFGIAALGLPSAYRDIGIVPGIIVTWGTALLAWYTGYEFWRFYCRHPHCVTVIDMARTAGGRFWEVIVGIAFVIQLNMCCASASVTLSIGFNSIGDHSMCTVGFIGIACLISYLLCIPRTMKFVAQSGLPCMISIVAAVLITMISIGVSKPNLAEDGWKPDLKVANNPGFKTIFNAVLKIVWAFAGHHAYVSYMAEMRDPVKDFPWALSWLGIIGASFYTFLAVGIYCLSGEYTTSPALGAAPRIAAKAAYGIVIPAIVTAALANGHIGIKYVFVVVMRKMNALNEITANTPKSWGAWVTIATVFWVVAFIISNAIPIFDSLVSIQSATTYAWFSFGIAGVLWLSWNKGNYFKSPKQIALFCLNVSIVGWAFFLNGCGLWSSITQMLDIFASDKGVNGSFSCGDNSAL; encoded by the coding sequence ATGTCTGCCCCGAACGAATCCATCAGCGCGAGCCCCGCGGAAAAGGGCGCCAAACTCAACCACAAACACTCTGACGTAGAGAAAGCCGCCCACGACTCCGGCCATGAGACTGGCACCGACTTCGATATCAAACCCGCCGCCAGCGAAGAAGTCGGCGGCGTCTtcggcggcgagggaggCAAGAACTTCCGAGTCATGGGCCGCAAGAGCACCCTCTTCGCCTTGCTCACCAACCAGTTCGGTATCGCCGCCCTCGGTCTGCCCTCCGCCTACCGCGATATTGGAATTGTCCCAGGAATCATTGTGACCTGGGGAACGGCATTGCTGGCTTGGTACACGGGATACGAATTTTGGCGATTCTACTGCCGTCACCCTCACTGTGTAACCGTCATCGACATGGCCAGGACCGCTGGCGGCCGGTTTTGGGAGGTCATTGTGGGCATCGCCTTTGTGATCCAGCTGAACATGTGCTGTGCTTCGGCTTCAGTCACTCTTTCCATCGGTTTCAACTCGATCGGTGATCATTCCATGTGCACAGTGGGTTTCATCGGTATCGCCTGTCTTATCTCCTACCTCCTCTGCATCCCGCGAACCATGAAGTTTGTGGCGCAGAGCGGCTTGCCCTGCATGATCAGCATCGTTGCAGCTGTTCTTATCACCATGATCAGCATTGGCGTCTCAAAGCCGAATTTGGCAGAGGACGGCTGGAAGCCCGATCTCAAGGTCGCGAACAACCCAGGTTTCAAGACAATCTTCAACGCGGTCCTCAAAATCGTCTGGGCCTTCGCGGGACACCACGCCTACGTTTCGTacatggccgagatgcgAGACCCCGTCAAGGATTTCCCCTGGGCTCTCAGCTGGCTTGGTATCATCGGTGCTAGCTTCTACACGTTCCTCGCTGTTGGAATCTACTGCCTTTCGGGAGAGTACACGACCTCTCCCGCCCTCGGTGCAGCACCTAGAATCGCGGCCAAGGCAGCTTACGGAATCGTCATCCCGGCTATTGTAACTGCTGCCCTCGCCAACGGCCACATCGGTATCAAGTACGTCTTTGTCGTTGTGATGCGCAAGATGAATGCCCTCAACGAGATCACGGCCAACACCCCCAAGTCCTGGGGCGCCTGGGTCACCATCGCCACCGTCTTTTGGGTCGTTGCTTTTATCATCTCCAACGCAATCCCAATTTTCGACTCTCTGGTCTCCATTCAGTCGGCTACCACCTACGCCTGGTTCTCGTTTGGAATTGCCGGTGTTCTTTGGCTCAGCTGGAACAAGGGCAACTACTTCAAAAGCCCCAAGCAGATTGCCTTGTTCTGCTTGAATGTTTCTATCGTCGGTTGGGCGTTTTTCCTCAACGGTTGTGGTCTTTGGTCTTCTATTACTCAGATGCTGGACATCTTTGCTAGTGACAAGGGGGTCAACGGCAGTTTCAGCTGCGGTGACAACTCGGCGCTGTAA